A region from the Syntrophorhabdaceae bacterium genome encodes:
- a CDS encoding glycosyltransferase family 2 protein — protein sequence MATLTVVAACEPGPVFVETLRDFAASGLVEAAVLVNAGASVPTDLSVPCIHLAGSVFSGDILSAILEAIHTESVLFMIGGMSISISPEALERMERALRASRAGLLYSDFYDEREGVKTLHPLIDYQKGSLRDDFSFGPLMLFSMPAVRAVLAKHGPIPEVDYAALYDLRLRVSVDYPLFHLSEPLYSISGSEGPSAGEAIFAYVDPRNRAVQEEMETVCTAHLKNTGAFIPPERLKKAGHQTGAFPVEASIIIPVKNRSATIAEAVESALSQETAFPFNVIVVDNHSTDGTTETLSGLARRDSRLCHIIPARTDLGIGGCWNEALLSESCGRYAVQLDSDDLYSTRSSLQRIVDTLNEGDYAMVVGSYTITDFNLKPVAPGLIDHREWTEANGHNNALRINGLGAPRAFNASIMRAIGFLNVSYGEDYAAALRISREYRIGRIYESLYLCRRWSGNTDADLSLEETNRNNLFKDRVRTEELRARIRRNKRR from the coding sequence ATGGCAACCCTTACTGTAGTTGCCGCCTGTGAGCCCGGACCCGTTTTCGTGGAGACCCTCCGGGATTTTGCTGCATCGGGACTCGTGGAGGCGGCTGTCCTGGTCAATGCGGGTGCTTCGGTCCCGACCGATCTGTCTGTGCCCTGCATCCATCTTGCCGGCTCGGTCTTCTCAGGAGACATACTCAGCGCGATCCTCGAAGCGATCCATACGGAATCCGTTCTTTTTATGATAGGAGGGATGAGTATCTCCATAAGCCCCGAGGCTTTGGAGCGGATGGAAAGGGCCCTCAGGGCCTCCCGGGCGGGCCTTCTTTATTCCGATTTTTATGACGAGAGGGAAGGGGTCAAGACCCTTCATCCCCTCATCGATTACCAAAAGGGTAGTCTGCGCGATGATTTCTCATTCGGGCCTCTCATGCTCTTCTCCATGCCCGCGGTTCGGGCAGTCCTCGCGAAGCACGGCCCCATTCCCGAAGTCGATTATGCGGCCCTTTACGACCTGCGCCTGAGGGTATCCGTCGATTATCCCCTATTCCATCTCAGCGAGCCTCTCTATTCGATATCAGGCTCGGAGGGACCTTCGGCGGGCGAGGCGATCTTTGCATATGTGGATCCGCGAAACCGGGCGGTCCAGGAGGAGATGGAGACGGTGTGTACGGCGCACCTCAAGAATACAGGCGCCTTCATTCCCCCGGAGAGACTTAAGAAGGCAGGGCACCAGACGGGCGCCTTCCCTGTGGAGGCCTCAATAATCATTCCCGTGAAGAACAGGAGCGCCACCATCGCCGAGGCAGTGGAAAGCGCCCTCTCCCAGGAGACCGCATTCCCCTTCAATGTGATAGTAGTAGACAACCACTCGACGGACGGGACCACGGAGACCCTCTCCGGTCTTGCCCGGCGCGATTCCCGCCTTTGCCACATTATTCCTGCGAGGACCGACCTCGGCATAGGCGGATGCTGGAACGAAGCCCTTTTATCGGAATCCTGCGGCCGTTACGCCGTGCAGCTCGATTCCGACGATCTTTACTCCACGCGCTCTTCATTGCAGCGCATAGTCGATACCCTGAATGAGGGAGATTACGCCATGGTGGTGGGCTCCTATACGATCACGGATTTCAACTTAAAGCCAGTCGCCCCGGGGCTCATCGACCACAGGGAATGGACGGAAGCCAACGGCCACAACAACGCCCTGAGGATAAACGGCCTGGGCGCGCCGAGGGCCTTCAACGCGAGCATCATGAGGGCGATCGGGTTCCTCAACGTGAGCTACGGAGAAGACTATGCGGCCGCCTTAAGGATCAGCCGGGAATACAGGATAGGCCGCATTTACGAGAGCCTTTACCTCTGCAGGAGGTGGTCCGGAAATACGGATGCCGACCTTTCCCTTGAAGAAACAAATCGGAATAATCTCTTCAAAGACCGGGTAAGGACGGAAGAGTTGCGCGCCCGGATAAGGCGCAACAAGAGGCGATGA
- a CDS encoding ABC transporter permease, whose protein sequence is MGERTIQLIIKEFIQTFRDKRMIFFLFVTPVIQLVLFGYVATFDVNSIRTAFYDLDKSPQSRELEGRLRESGYFRIDYRPGSPEELRELVDRGKVLCAVQVNTNFAKDLKRGIPTRVQVIVDGTDSNTAMIAMGYINTVIAKYSKEMAPQGSIVPHLSKIEFRTRVWYNPDLRSRNYMVPGVIALIIMLTCLLLTSMAVVREREVGTMEQLMVTPIKPLELILGKTVPFAAIGFFDMALVTAVGVFWFGIPIKGAFLFLFLCTAVYLLPVLGIGLYISTISKTQQQAMMATFFFFQPAILLSGFATPIENMPMVFQYITYLNPLRYFLVIVRGIFLKGVGITVLWPEVTALLALGTVILTLGALRFKKRLA, encoded by the coding sequence ATGGGAGAGAGGACAATACAGCTCATCATAAAGGAATTCATACAGACCTTCCGGGATAAGCGGATGATCTTCTTTCTCTTTGTAACCCCCGTCATCCAGCTCGTCCTCTTCGGCTACGTGGCGACCTTCGACGTCAACTCCATCCGTACCGCCTTCTACGATCTCGATAAATCCCCCCAGAGCAGGGAGCTGGAGGGTCGGCTCAGGGAATCGGGTTATTTCCGCATCGACTACCGACCCGGCTCCCCCGAGGAGCTGCGGGAGCTCGTGGACAGGGGTAAGGTCCTCTGCGCGGTCCAGGTGAATACCAATTTCGCCAAGGACCTGAAACGGGGAATCCCCACCCGGGTACAGGTGATCGTGGACGGCACGGACTCGAACACCGCCATGATCGCCATGGGTTATATCAATACGGTAATCGCGAAGTACAGCAAGGAAATGGCGCCCCAGGGGAGTATCGTGCCTCACCTCTCAAAAATAGAGTTCCGTACGAGGGTCTGGTACAACCCCGATTTACGGAGCAGGAACTATATGGTGCCGGGGGTAATCGCCCTGATCATCATGCTTACCTGCCTCCTCCTCACTTCCATGGCCGTGGTGAGGGAAAGGGAGGTGGGCACCATGGAACAGCTCATGGTGACGCCCATAAAGCCCCTCGAGCTGATTCTCGGAAAGACCGTGCCCTTTGCCGCCATCGGCTTCTTCGACATGGCCCTCGTCACGGCCGTCGGCGTCTTCTGGTTCGGCATACCCATAAAAGGCGCCTTCCTCTTCCTTTTCCTCTGCACCGCTGTCTACCTCCTGCCTGTACTCGGGATAGGCCTTTACATATCTACCATATCGAAGACCCAGCAGCAGGCGATGATGGCCACTTTTTTCTTCTTCCAGCCCGCCATTCTCCTCTCCGGCTTCGCTACCCCAATAGAGAACATGCCCATGGTCTTCCAATACATTACATATCTGAACCCCTTGCGCTATTTTCTCGTCATCGTACGGGGCATTTTCCTGAAAGGCGTGGGGATTACCGTACTCTGGCCCGAAGTGACGGCCCTCCTTGCTCTGGGTACGGTGATCCTGACCTTAGGCGCCCTCAGGTTTAAGAAGAGGCTGGCCTGA
- a CDS encoding cysteine rich repeat-containing protein, producing the protein MKSKTCYLVLMVFSASILFVGYGNAATKPRDACKDDIAAFCQGVSHGEGRIIKCLRDHADQLSPSCREGLENLKERQGMKQGKGAPAKDAGKE; encoded by the coding sequence ATGAAAAGTAAGACCTGTTATTTGGTTCTGATGGTATTCTCGGCCTCGATCCTCTTTGTGGGTTATGGAAACGCAGCTACAAAGCCGAGGGATGCCTGCAAAGACGATATCGCTGCCTTCTGCCAGGGTGTGTCCCATGGCGAAGGCCGCATCATAAAGTGTCTTCGCGACCATGCCGACCAGTTGAGCCCCTCATGCCGCGAAGGCCTTGAAAATCTCAAAGAGCGGCAAGGAATGAAGCAGGGCAAAGGCGCGCCTGCGAAAGATGCCGGTAAGGAATAG
- a CDS encoding ABC transporter permease: MKLVRIKAVARKEIIQIRRDRLSLAMGFLMPIILLFIYGFAVSFDVEKIDTVVYDMDKGSLSRELVNEFSQSGYFTVLAYVDRYEELDYWLDRGKAKVAIAIPVDFSKRVRAGKDAAIEVILDGSNSNTASIAQGYILSISEAFPRRLGGGKITPFVDSRSRVWYNTELKSRNFIIPGLIAVIMAVIVALLTSLTVAREWDRGTMEQLISTPVKPAELVIGKLIPYFIIGLIDTVLTILMSTLLFHVPLRGSLPLLLTLSSIFLFGGLSTGILISIVAKSQVIASQMAMLNSFLPAFLLSGFIFSISNMPAPLQVVTYIIPARYFVTILKGIFLKGVPFNFLLWETTLLAGYGLAVFILAIKKLKKRID, from the coding sequence ATGAAGCTCGTGCGGATCAAGGCCGTTGCGCGAAAGGAGATCATCCAGATACGCCGCGACCGCCTGAGTCTTGCCATGGGTTTTCTCATGCCCATTATCCTCCTCTTCATTTACGGCTTCGCAGTAAGTTTCGACGTGGAGAAGATCGACACCGTAGTCTATGACATGGACAAGGGGAGCTTGAGCAGAGAATTGGTGAATGAGTTTTCCCAATCCGGATATTTTACCGTATTGGCCTATGTGGACCGGTACGAGGAGCTGGATTACTGGCTCGATCGTGGAAAGGCTAAGGTCGCCATCGCTATACCTGTCGATTTTTCGAAGCGTGTACGGGCGGGAAAGGATGCCGCCATCGAGGTGATCCTCGACGGGAGCAATTCGAACACCGCCTCCATCGCGCAGGGATATATCCTTTCCATCTCCGAGGCCTTTCCGCGAAGGCTCGGGGGAGGGAAAATTACCCCCTTCGTCGATTCGAGGAGCAGAGTCTGGTACAATACGGAGCTTAAGTCGCGGAATTTTATCATTCCCGGGCTTATCGCCGTGATCATGGCGGTGATCGTGGCTCTCCTTACCTCCCTCACCGTGGCCAGGGAATGGGACCGGGGCACCATGGAGCAGCTCATATCCACTCCCGTCAAGCCAGCCGAGCTGGTCATAGGCAAGCTCATCCCTTATTTCATAATAGGGTTAATCGATACGGTCCTCACGATTCTCATGAGTACCCTCCTTTTTCACGTCCCCTTACGGGGCAGTCTTCCCCTTCTGCTCACCCTCTCCTCCATCTTCCTCTTCGGCGGCTTAAGCACGGGAATCCTCATCTCCATTGTCGCGAAGAGCCAGGTGATCGCAAGCCAAATGGCCATGCTCAACTCTTTCCTGCCCGCCTTCCTCTTATCGGGTTTCATCTTCAGCATTTCGAATATGCCGGCTCCCCTCCAGGTCGTGACCTACATCATCCCCGCGCGGTACTTCGTCACCATCCTGAAAGGGATTTTTCTGAAAGGCGTGCCTTTCAATTTCCTCCTCTGGGAGACTACGCTCCTCGCGGGTTACGGCCTCGCCGTCTTTATCCTCGCCATAAAGAAGCTCAAAAAGAGGATCGACTGA
- a CDS encoding cation diffusion facilitator family transporter: MQGSREKRLTWSIVVTLIVCGGEVVGGLVSNSLALLSDAGHVFTDIFALALSLIAALIMRLPSDFRATYGYQRIGLLAAFINGCSLVAISIFIFLETYRRLFSPPEINSELMLIVAVAGLVGNLIMAWILGKSHADLNMKTAWLHVIGDTLSSGGVIIAALIIRFTGWWLADPIVSAVVGVIIIVGGIRVIKETLWVFLELSPLGLHAGEISKMLCSMENIMGVHDVHVWSIGHGIPAFSAHVLIGDRKVSETDAIRRQVETRLLELGIRHTVLQMECAECATDDLFCQIPGAGEEHHHHH, from the coding sequence ATGCAGGGCAGCCGGGAAAAACGTCTCACCTGGAGTATCGTGGTAACCCTTATCGTATGCGGGGGAGAGGTCGTGGGCGGTCTCGTGAGCAACAGCCTCGCCCTGTTGAGCGACGCGGGCCACGTGTTTACGGATATTTTTGCCCTCGCCTTAAGCCTCATCGCCGCACTCATCATGAGGCTGCCCTCTGATTTCAGGGCCACCTACGGCTACCAGAGGATTGGCCTTCTCGCCGCCTTCATAAACGGATGCAGCCTCGTGGCCATCTCCATCTTTATCTTCCTCGAAACCTACCGACGTCTTTTCTCTCCGCCCGAGATCAATTCGGAGCTTATGCTCATTGTCGCGGTGGCAGGTCTCGTGGGAAACCTCATCATGGCCTGGATCCTCGGAAAAAGTCATGCCGACCTCAATATGAAAACCGCGTGGCTTCACGTAATCGGCGACACTCTCTCGTCAGGGGGCGTTATTATCGCCGCCCTCATAATCCGCTTCACGGGCTGGTGGCTCGCGGACCCGATCGTGAGCGCTGTCGTGGGTGTGATAATTATCGTGGGCGGCATACGGGTAATTAAGGAGACTTTGTGGGTTTTTCTCGAGCTGAGCCCCCTGGGACTCCATGCAGGCGAGATATCGAAGATGCTTTGCAGCATGGAGAACATCATGGGCGTCCATGACGTTCACGTATGGTCCATCGGCCACGGCATTCCCGCTTTTTCCGCCCATGTGCTCATCGGCGATCGTAAAGTAAGCGAGACCGACGCCATACGCAGGCAGGTCGAGACGCGTCTCTTAGAGCTCGGGATCAGGCATACCGTGCTCCAGATGGAGTGCGCGGAATGCGCGACCGATGACCTTTTTTGCCAGATACCCGGAGCGGGGGAAGAGCACCACCACCATCATTAG
- a CDS encoding dihydropteroate synthase: MILIGENLNIMSTRIGKALADLDPAPIRARAVAEAEAGMDMLDINLGPLRKEGPRLMEWVVKNVQEVTDLPLSLDTTSVEAIEAGLRVCKGKALINSISARPERMEALMPLAKRYGARFIGMTIGTEGLPRDGNERGLLAAMIVAKAAEYGIPEEDIWLDPLVLPVNTQQLRVGGCTDFIIMAPELFPQCRSMAGLSNISHGAPMRLRGILDRTYLLMLRRYGLHAAIVNAFDGQLQAIARGERPDLEALVYRVMDGEAIDTATVSDEEKGYVKTARILLGQTVYSDSWLEY, translated from the coding sequence AGGGCCGTCGCCGAGGCGGAGGCAGGGATGGACATGCTCGATATCAACCTCGGCCCCCTGAGGAAAGAGGGGCCGCGGCTCATGGAATGGGTGGTCAAAAACGTCCAGGAAGTAACGGACCTGCCCCTGTCCCTCGACACCACGAGTGTGGAAGCCATAGAAGCCGGACTTCGTGTCTGCAAGGGCAAGGCCCTCATCAACTCGATCTCCGCGAGGCCCGAGAGGATGGAGGCCCTCATGCCCCTCGCGAAACGCTACGGCGCGCGTTTTATCGGCATGACCATCGGCACGGAGGGGCTTCCGAGGGACGGAAACGAAAGAGGCTTGCTCGCGGCCATGATCGTTGCCAAGGCGGCTGAATACGGGATACCGGAAGAGGACATATGGCTCGACCCCCTCGTCCTTCCCGTCAATACCCAGCAGCTCCGCGTAGGGGGCTGCACCGACTTCATCATAATGGCGCCCGAACTTTTTCCCCAGTGCAGATCGATGGCGGGCCTTTCGAACATCTCCCACGGGGCGCCCATGCGCTTAAGGGGAATCCTCGACCGGACCTACCTCCTGATGCTGCGCAGATACGGCCTTCATGCCGCCATAGTCAACGCCTTCGACGGACAATTGCAGGCTATTGCGCGGGGGGAAAGGCCCGACCTGGAGGCCCTCGTATATAGGGTTATGGACGGTGAGGCTATCGACACGGCAACCGTCTCGGATGAAGAAAAGGGATATGTAAAGACTGCGAGAATCCTTCTCGGCCAGACGGTTTATTCCGATTCATGGCTTGAATATTGA
- a CDS encoding ABC transporter ATP-binding protein: MTDNVNDIAVSLQGLRRTFGDFVAVDSLDLEVRKGEVFGFLGPNGAGKSTTIRMLCGLLMPTGGKGSVGGFDIIKEPESIKSIVGYMSQKFSLYDDLTVEENIDFFGGIYNVPKERKKERKEWVLRMAGLEERTGSLARTLAGGFKQRLALGCAILHEPPIIFLDEPTSGVDPVSRRNFWHLIDELSQGGATVFVTTHYMDEADYCDRLALIYRGKIIAEGTPAELRHEHMTHHVLEVETDRVVDALGVLAKAGIDAAIFGAALHVTVERADEDGQRLVALLQGSGIRVARCERIAPSLEDVFVALIEVA, from the coding sequence ATGACCGACAATGTAAATGATATTGCCGTATCGCTTCAGGGCCTTCGCCGGACCTTCGGGGATTTTGTTGCCGTCGATTCACTCGACCTGGAAGTCCGGAAGGGAGAGGTCTTCGGCTTTCTCGGGCCTAACGGGGCGGGAAAATCTACCACCATCCGGATGCTCTGCGGCCTTCTTATGCCTACAGGCGGAAAAGGCTCGGTGGGAGGGTTCGACATCATAAAAGAACCAGAATCCATCAAGTCCATCGTCGGTTATATGTCCCAGAAGTTCTCCCTCTATGACGATCTCACGGTGGAGGAGAACATCGATTTTTTCGGCGGGATCTACAACGTTCCAAAGGAGAGGAAGAAGGAGCGGAAGGAATGGGTGCTGCGCATGGCCGGTCTCGAAGAGAGGACCGGGAGCCTCGCAAGGACTCTCGCAGGGGGCTTCAAGCAGCGCCTCGCCCTGGGGTGCGCCATCCTCCACGAGCCGCCCATCATCTTCCTCGATGAGCCCACATCGGGAGTAGACCCGGTATCGCGCAGGAACTTCTGGCATCTCATCGACGAGCTCTCCCAAGGGGGCGCTACGGTCTTCGTTACCACCCATTACATGGATGAGGCGGATTACTGCGACCGCCTTGCCCTGATCTACAGGGGTAAGATCATTGCCGAAGGGACCCCCGCGGAGCTGAGGCACGAGCACATGACACATCACGTCCTGGAGGTGGAAACGGACCGTGTGGTGGATGCCCTGGGCGTGCTCGCGAAGGCGGGAATTGATGCGGCCATCTTCGGCGCGGCCCTCCACGTAACCGTAGAGCGTGCGGACGAAGACGGGCAACGCCTCGTTGCGCTCCTGCAGGGTTCAGGGATCAGGGTCGCACGGTGCGAACGGATCGCCCCCTCCCTGGAGGATGTTTTTGTCGCTTTGATAGAGGTCGCCTGA
- a CDS encoding DUF4922 domain-containing protein produces the protein MDFIDNPLPGMLSPVVCADFDGEGPLSLDRLCRDLVEAQKASWPDYRQGCDSLDGVKVRPIPCTGFSVRVQYNPRRIKSALAKVGTKDVGARPCFLCPANLPEAQRGILYRKDYLILCNPMPVFPCHFTVSNIKHRSQTVEEHIGSFLALTADLGNRWTVLYNGPRCGASAPDHLHFQIIPSGNLPVEEEIGEEGRLTSVAAKDGIQVKMAKNMGREVIILEGKEPHALGDAFNAIVEALKAAIGESQEPMMSLVSWYGEGVFRLILFPRAKHRPASFFAEGDARIAVSPAVIEMGGVLVTPMEADFHRLDRQSVENIYNEVSLDGGTTKAVFRNLVLPS, from the coding sequence ATGGATTTCATCGATAACCCCCTGCCCGGAATGCTCTCTCCCGTGGTATGTGCTGATTTCGATGGAGAAGGCCCCCTTTCTTTGGACCGTCTCTGCCGGGACCTCGTGGAGGCACAAAAGGCGAGCTGGCCCGACTATCGGCAGGGCTGCGACTCTTTAGACGGGGTGAAGGTCCGCCCGATCCCCTGCACCGGATTTTCCGTGCGGGTGCAGTACAATCCCCGAAGGATAAAGAGTGCCCTGGCAAAGGTGGGAACGAAGGATGTGGGCGCGAGGCCCTGTTTTCTTTGCCCCGCCAATCTGCCCGAGGCGCAAAGGGGAATTCTCTACCGTAAGGATTACCTCATCCTCTGCAACCCCATGCCCGTCTTCCCCTGCCATTTCACGGTAAGTAATATTAAACACCGGTCCCAGACAGTAGAGGAGCATATCGGCTCTTTCCTCGCCCTAACCGCCGACCTCGGCAACCGATGGACGGTACTCTACAACGGCCCGAGATGTGGCGCCTCCGCCCCCGACCATCTCCATTTCCAGATCATTCCTTCCGGTAATTTGCCGGTGGAAGAGGAGATCGGCGAGGAGGGAAGGCTGACGTCAGTCGCCGCAAAAGACGGCATCCAGGTGAAAATGGCCAAAAATATGGGGCGGGAGGTCATAATACTGGAAGGAAAAGAACCTCATGCTTTGGGTGACGCCTTCAATGCCATTGTGGAGGCCCTGAAAGCGGCCATCGGCGAGAGTCAGGAGCCCATGATGAGCCTCGTGAGCTGGTATGGAGAAGGCGTATTTCGCCTCATACTCTTCCCGAGGGCAAAACACCGTCCCGCAAGCTTCTTTGCCGAAGGAGACGCCAGGATAGCGGTGAGCCCCGCAGTGATAGAGATGGGCGGCGTTCTGGTCACCCCCATGGAAGCGGATTTCCACCGCCTTGACAGACAGAGCGTTGAAAATATCTATAACGAAGTATCATTGGACGGGGGCACCACAAAGGCGGTTTTCAGGAATCTGGTACTCCCAAGTTAA